The stretch of DNA ATAAAAATGAAATAGAGAAAAATATGAAAAGGGGTAAAACCCTTGTATTCTCTCATGGATTCAATATCCATTTCGGGCAGATTGTCCCACCTGTTGATATCGATGTTATCATGATAGCCCCGAAAGGTCCGGGGCACCTTGTAAGAAGGGAATTTGTGGGGGGCGCTGGTGTTCCTTCACTGATAGCGGTTTACCAGGATTATACAAAAAAGGCAAAGAGGAAGGCCCTCGCCTACGCCAAAGGAATCGGGGCAACAAGGGCGGGTGTCATAGAGACCACCTTTAAAGAAGAGACTGAGACAGACCTATTCGGAGAGCAGGCAGTATTGTGTGGCGGGGCAACAGAACTCGTTAAGGCAGGTTTTGATACGTTGGTCGAGGCAGGTTATCAGCCTGAAATTGCATACTTTGAGTGCCTTCATGAGCTCAAGCTCATCGTGGATTTGATGTATGAGGGTGGAATATCATATATGCGTTATTCCATAAGTGACACGGCAGAGTATGGAGATATGACAAGGGGTAAAAGGATAATTTCCGAAGAGACAAGGGAAGAGATGAGGATGATGCTTGAAGAGATACAGAGCGGTGAGTTTGCAAGGGAGTGGATACTTGAGAATATGGCTAAAAGACCCGTATATAATGCCCTGAAAAAAATAGAGAGCGAGCACTTAATAGAGAAGGTGGGGAAACAACTCCGGTCTATGATGGGCTGGATTGGGAGAAAGGGTTGAGAGAAACGCCTATCGCGAGGGAAGGGCTAAAATTTATAGTCCCTTCCCTCTTTTTTTCTATTCTTTTCTTTATATTCCACATCCAGATCTTTTTTATTATAAGTTTTGCGTTCTTCCTTTCCTGTCTTTTTTTCTTCAGAAACCCCAAAAGAATACCAAAAGACGCTTCTGGGAGCCTCATTTCACCGGCAGATGGGAAGATAATGGAAATCAAGGAGATGGTTGAAGGGGAGTTTATGGGGGTCGAGACAAAACGGATAAGTATATTTATGTCCCTCACAAGCGTTCACGTAAATAGGGCCCCCTCGGAAGGTCGTGTATCAAAGGTAATGCACAGAGACGGTAAATTTGCCCTTGCCTTTAGAAAGGATATAGAGAAACAAAATGAGAGGAACTACATCCTTATTGAAGAGGGGGATAAAAGGATTCTTTTAGTTCAAATCGCAGGATTTTTAGCAAGACGCATTACCAGTTATGTGAAGGAAGGAGACTATGTAAAAAGGGGTGACCCTGTTGGAATTATTGCCTTTGGTTCAAGGGTAGATATTTATCTTCCAATCGGGTA from Pseudomonadota bacterium encodes:
- the ilvC gene encoding ketol-acid reductoisomerase; translated protein: MAKMYYDKDADLGILKGSKVAIIGYGSQGHAQAQNLRDSGVKVIVAELEGTPNYKLAKEHGFKPVSASEASREADIVQILAPDQAQAELYKNEIEKNMKRGKTLVFSHGFNIHFGQIVPPVDIDVIMIAPKGPGHLVRREFVGGAGVPSLIAVYQDYTKKAKRKALAYAKGIGATRAGVIETTFKEETETDLFGEQAVLCGGATELVKAGFDTLVEAGYQPEIAYFECLHELKLIVDLMYEGGISYMRYSISDTAEYGDMTRGKRIISEETREEMRMMLEEIQSGEFAREWILENMAKRPVYNALKKIESEHLIEKVGKQLRSMMGWIGRKG
- a CDS encoding phosphatidylserine decarboxylase family protein, encoding MRETPIAREGLKFIVPSLFFSILFFIFHIQIFFIISFAFFLSCLFFFRNPKRIPKDASGSLISPADGKIMEIKEMVEGEFMGVETKRISIFMSLTSVHVNRAPSEGRVSKVMHRDGKFALAFRKDIEKQNERNYILIEEGDKRILLVQIAGFLARRITSYVKEGDYVKRGDPVGIIAFGSRVDIYLPIGYEPVVTLNDKVMAGVTPLARKKGEHEEKKT